From a region of the Calliphora vicina chromosome 4, idCalVici1.1, whole genome shotgun sequence genome:
- the LOC135957296 gene encoding zinc finger protein 140-like: protein MQTKVQNMQNYYGYTKCGEILRPPAESYQRPYVLKCFTCKEIHLLLEAFIFHIEDHCKGEITREEPHTSAKGFSDTIQNNNDVDEQMELGDRIGVTDVNVKVEENNYGMQTVDPLIVIKPEYFSDEEFSSVKDESKIPDSKITNKINEVNSEVNNSSLVKEVCETDDSMENVDKIMGEDSDCSYDEIENTSDNSVSCDDDDDYEIVKKSKNEWECTRGQLPYITEFLKSKKHVMALIEAYKNQPSLWNKNFPFLRHKLKRQNCLQQIAQELNTQHNMDITWNQVANIVVFLCRKYREDLKGIKETKEDEKKYISSWFFEDLNFLKPFMENNPIAKLDSHLPDLLPDQIIQILEIYKGFPHLWNTELIEHYCKNKTVAAKQEMLQILETKMGLKITEHILEDYFRTINNCFTRAKRNKLDNKPNKKSKVSVTDDNAQEDYYEHMLFLYDHVGFFKCSECERSFKSTLYLKIHQTQVHGAEPPSCSLCQKVFKTVNSYTNHAKRHMEDLNHECKECGKKFLHSNELRIHMRNHTGAKPFCCEICGASFRHIQGFSNHHRRHIKNYLHTCHICSKGFYSKDRYNDHMNAHSNIRSQICNVCGKTFITKRSLQQHVVIHDDVRRHACKLCGKTFKHKTGVNQHMRTHGIANSEEKSTINKE from the exons ATGCAGACAAAagtgcaaaatatgcaaaattacTATGGATATACGAAATGTGGCGAAATATTAAGACCTCCGGCAGAAAGCTACCAGCGTCCATATGTTTTGAAATGTTTCACCTGCAAGGAAATACATTTACTCTTGGAGGCATTCATATTTCATATCGAAGATCATTGCAAAGGTGAAATTACAAGAGAGGAACCGCATACGAGTGCGAAAGGATTCTCTGATACTATACAAAATAACAATGATGTTGACGAGCAAATGGAGCTAGGGGATAGAATTGGTGTTACAGATGTAAACGTAAAAGTTGAAGAAAATAATTATGGCATGCAAACG GTCGATCCCTTGATTGTCATAAAACCAGAATATTTTTCAGACGAAGAATTCTCTTCAGTAAAAGATGAGTCAAAAATACCAGACAGTAAGATCACGAATAAAATCAATGAAGTCAATAGCGAAGTAAATAATTCATCACTAGTGAAGGAAGTATGTGAAACAGATGATTCGATGGAAAATGTGGACAAAATTATGGGCGAAGATTCAGACTGTAGTTATGATGAAATAGAAAATACCTCTGATAATAGTGTATCTTGCGATGATGATGACGACTACgaa ATTGTGAAAAAATCTAAGAATGAATGGGAATGCACCAGAGGACAGTTACCTTATATAACCGAATTTCTGAAATCAAAGAAACATGTAATGGCTCTCATTGAGGCCTACAAAAATCAACCAtctttatggaataaaaatttcccATTTTTAAGGCATAAGTTAAAACGTCAAAACTGTTTACAACAAATTGCTCAAGAACTTAATACACAACATAATATGGATATTACTTGGAACCAAGTTGCAAACATTGTCGTATTTTTATGTCGAAAATATCGTGAAGATTTAAAAGGTATAAAAGAAACTAAGGAAGACGAAAAGAAATACATTTCATCGTGGTTCTTCGAAGATTTAAACTTCTTAAAACCTTTTATGGAAAATAATCCGATTGCAAAACTGGACTCACATTTGCCGGATCTATTGCCAGatcaaataatacaaatattagaAATATATAAAGGATTTCCCCACCTTTGGAATACGGAATTGATTGAAcattattgtaaaaataaaacagttgcTGCCAAACAAGAAATGTTGCAAATATTAGAAACGAAGATGGGTTTAAAAATTACAGAGCACATATTGGAGGATTATTTTCGCactataaataattgttttacaCGAGCGAAACGCAATAAATTGGACAATAAACCAAACAAGAAGAGCAAAGTATCAGTTACAGATGACAACGCACAGGAGGACTATTACGAACACATGCTTTTCCTATATGATCACGTAGGTTTCTTTAAATGTTCTGAATGTGAACGTTCATTCAAAAGTacattatacttaaaaatacacCAAACTCAGGTTCATGGAGCTGAACCGCCCTCGTGTTCCTTGTGCCAAAAGGTTTTCAAAACTGTCAATTCGTATACAAATCATGCAAAACGTCATATGGAAGATCTTAATCACGAGTGCAAAGAATGTGGAAAGAAATTTCTACATTCCAATGAATTACGCATACACATGCGTAATCATACCGGAGCCAAACCATTTTGTTGCGAAATATGTGGTGCTTCTTTTCGGCATATTCAAGGTTTTAGTAATCACCATAGAcgtcatataaaaaattatctacATACTTGCCACATTTGTAGCAAGGGTTTCTATTCAAAAGATCGTTACAATGATCATATGAATGCGCATTCTAATATACGTTCGCAAATATGTAATGTATGTGGCAAGACATTTATCACCAAAAGATCATTGCAGCAACACGTCGTAATACATGATGATGTTCGAAGACACGCGTGTAAATTATGCGGTAAAACGTTCAAACACAAAACTGGAGTTAATCAGCACATGAGAACACATGGCATAGCCAACAGTGAAGAAAAGAGTACgattaataaagaataa
- the LOC135957297 gene encoding uncharacterized protein LOC135957297 has translation MYAVPAWSVHPLTRSLVGTKMNNTIQNNNNNKKQTAKGQQGKPMLADCKQSTVQPSGDSLTKSSEVALDFKPSTSKAALALAGNIPATAPALDTVEKTVVPAKMLQVGSSNQKSGPTTVAPPATTAEPNAPIRKEPSRRAFVQRRAAMRIIDRLGSKSADALNIDELSKLSWAKAQLAELDSSNTPPSADAANQGASAEPKRQRSEEELLQQQNTQPKTKRPKQEARVIRRPYSEVARNPLVRAIIDRSVDDGAISQEKWLKIRQGMLGVYWKILKENPGPSPQNDDAGWYQGHVKLLACTNDRSALLLKLAIASLGELWPGAKLDVIPVNEIPRRPRSVTVIPAEPHEPEEILAYIQSGNPDLPTHNWKVVKVSAPEGAHRKVVVVLNKESLAPLRERQSKIYYGFDSIKLRIYRGDDKLDPETSGVKLEAPQDMDCKIKLDDPASSEDKMETQSHSSMVGDLFCALGDVEDEDVLLESDPEDIDVTVIYDPDHGEGDPSEPSPL, from the coding sequence ATGTACGCCGTCCCTGCATGGAGTGTCCATCCCCTTACGCGCTCACTCGTGGGAACAAAAATGAATAacacaatacaaaacaataataataacaaaaaacaaacagcaaaagGCCAGCAGGGGAAACCTATGCTGGCTGATTGCAAACAGTCGACTGTCCAACCTTCTGGTGACAGTTTGACTAAAAGCAGCGAGGTAGCCTTGGACTTTAAGCCAAGCACCTCAAAAGCTGCATTAGCCCTCGCTGGTAATATACCAGCAACAGCCCCTGCATTGGACACTGTCGAGAAGACAGTTGTCCCTGCGAAAATGCTACAGGTTGGATCGTCGAACCAGAAGTCGGGTCCAACCACCGTAGCCCCACCCGCCACTACGGCAGAACCGAACGCCCCCATTCGCAAAGAACCATCCAGGAGGGCTTTCGTGCAAAGGCGTGCCGCCATGCGCATTATCGACCGGCTTGGATCCAAGTCGGCCGATGCGCTTAACATCGACGAATTGTCGAAACTAAGTTGGGCTAAGGCTCAACTGGCTGAGCTGGACAGCTCAAACACTCCTCCAAGCGCAGATGCAGCGAACCAAGGCGCATCTGCTGAGCCCAAACGGCAACGCTCAGAGGAGGAGCTGCTCCAGCAGCAGAACACACAGCCGAAGACTAAACGTCCGAAGCAAGAGGCTCGTGTGATAAGAAGGCCTTACAGTGAAGTTGCTCGCAATCCACTTGTAAGGGCTATTATCGACAGGAGTGTTGATGACGGAGCTATCTCCCAGGAGAAATGGCTGAAAATCCGTCAGGGTATGCTGGGGGTATACTGGAAGATTCTCAAGGAGAATCCCGGTCCATCCCCGCAAAACGACGATGCTGGCTGGTATCAAGGCCATGTAAAACTGCTAGCGTGTACCAATGACCGCTCAGCTCTACTGCTAAAATTAGCAATTGCGTCCCTAGGGGAATTGTGGCCTGGCGCGAAACTGGACGTGATCCCGGTAAACGAGATACCTCGTAGACCGAGATCAGTCACAGTTATTCCGGCGGAGCCACATGAACCTGAGGAGATTCTGGCATACATTCAGAGCGGTAATCCCGATCTACCAACCCATAACTGGAAGGTGGTTAAGGTTTCCGCTCCTGAAGGTGCGCATAGAAAGGTGGTCGTAGTCCTTAACAAGGAATCCTTGGCGCCACTACGTGAGAGGCAAAGCAAGATTTACTATGGTTTCGATAGTATCAAGCTGCGCATCTACCGTGGTGACGACAAGCTCGACCCCGAAACTTCTGGTGTTAAACTGGAAGCTCCGCAGGATATGGACTGCAAAATTAAACTGGACGACCCCGCAAGCTCTGAGGACAAAATGGAGACCCAATCACACTCCAGTATGGTTGGGGACCTATTCTGCGCTCTGGGTGATGTGGAGGATGAAGATGTTCTTCTGGAATCAGACCCAGAAGACATCGACGTTACGGTCATATATGATCCAGACCATGGTGAAGGCGATCCAAGTGAACCTTCACCACTCTAA